The genomic region CCTTTAAAGTTTCATCTAGTCTTTTTTGATTAACATCATGTTGATATTGTCCCACACCCACATGTTTTGGATCAATTTTAACAAGTTCAGCTAATGGGTCCTGTAGCCTTCTAGCAATTGATATTGCACCTCTTAAGGAAACATTTATGTCTGGATATTCCTTAGATGCTAGTTCTGATGCAGAGTAAACCGATGCCCCTGCTTCACTTACTATCATGTAGAATATTTTTTGATCCATTTCATTTAACATTTCAGCTACAAAGGTTTCAGATTCTCTAGAGGCTGTCCCATTACCGATAGCAATTATTTCTACACCATACTTTCCAATCATTGCTTTTAAAACCTTTTTGCTTCCTTCCACATCATTCTGTGGTGCTGTAGGATAGATTGTGGTTGTATCCAAAAGTTTACCAGTCTCATCTACAATAGCAATTTTACAACCAGTTCTATAAGCAGGGTCAAAGCCCATTACTACCTTCCCTTTAATCGGTGGTTGAAGTAATAGTTTTTTTAAATTTTCCCCAAATACTTTAATAGCCTTCTCTTCAGCTTTCTCCGTAAGTAAGGATCTTATTTCTCTTTCAATAGATGGTGAAATCAATCTTTTATATGCATCATCTATAGCTAAAACTACATATGGGGAGGTTATAGTGTTTCCTGCTTTTACAAGCCTACCTCTTAAATAGCTAATTATCTTATCTTCTACTATATCAATTTTAACCTTCAAAAACTCCTCTTTTTCTCCTCTGTTCATAGCTAAAATCCTATGCTCTAGAACAGTTTTTACCCTTTCCTTATAGTCATAATACATTTCATAAACAGACTTGTTTTCTGGATCTGTAGCCTTTGAAATTATAAGACCATCATTCAAGGTAATATCTCTAACCACTTTCCTATAATCACTATTATCTGAAACTAATTCCGCAATAATATCCATTGCTCCATTGATAGCATCCTCCATAGTGTTAACATCCAATTCTGGATTGATAAAGGGTTCAACAATAGTTTCTATTTGACCATCAACAATTTTTTGCTCCATTATTATATTCGCTAAGGGCTCTAGCCCTTTTTCTTTAGCAATTGTAGCTCTAGTCCTTCTCTTAGGTCTAAAAGGTCTATATATATCCTCAATCTCTTGTAGAGTAACAGCTTTCTTAATTTTTTGTTCTATTTCCTCTGTCATTTTTTCCTGTTCGCTAATTAGTCTAAAAACTTCATCTCTACGATTTTCTAAATTTCATAAATATATTAATCTTTCTGAAAGCTCCCTTAAAACAGTATCACTTAATTCACCGGTCATTTCCTTACGGTATCTAGCTATGAATGGGATTGTATTCCCTTCATCAATAAGCTGTATTGTGTTTGAAACCTGAAATTCCTTAAGTTTAAACTCATTTATCAATTGTTTTAAAATAGACATTATCTTTTCCTCCCCTTTACAACACTAAGGATATTATAGCATGAACCTCCCACCACTTAAATCCTATCGGATTTTGAAGTGTGGGTTTCTTGTGTATCGAATTTAAGATTTCACTATCTCTAGGCAACGCTTAACACAAGTGGCGTGGACACGACGCCTCTATTCCCTTTGCCGAAGGCATCAGGAACTACTTTTCTAATGATATTGGCAGCACCGTTCACATCTGCATTTATTAAAATGTCGTTCTTTGTTTTGTACATACCTCGTTTAATTCTTTTACCTGAGAATTGTAACTTCTCTTCTTTCTTATCTTTATAGCTAGGAATATGGTCATTATCTAAGAAAGACGCTTTTGAGGTGTAACTCTCTTCAGTTATTATCACCTTTATGCACTTCATATTAGCCTTGTAGATCAAAATTTCAATGAACATGCTATATGGTATACCCTTAAAATTAAGCTTTATGTCTTTTCTTAAATTAACATTTTCTTTAAAGTCCTTGTTTTTACCAATAATAATGGTGTCAATATTTAAGCCTACGGCATATTGGATAATATTAAAGCTAGCCTTATGTAGAAAGTCTTTTACTTTATCTCGTCTTTTGCTATCTAACTTATCTAATCGACTAGAGGTGAAGGGCCCTTGTTTCTCAGTTTTACCTTGTCTTAGGATTCCATAATAATGAGCTCTCATCTTGTTGTAGTATTGATTTATACTCTTAAGCACTTTGCCCTTAATAATAATTGGCTGCTGGCCAACATTATTTACGATGGTTGCAAAATTATCAATACCTAAGTCAATGCCTAAAATTCTTTCAGGAGTTTCCTTTAAGGGCACCCGCTTCTCTTGAAGCTCAAATACGACTTCGATTGTGTAGTATGTATGCCCTGGTACTATGCGAACCTGCTTTAACGAGCCTTCAATCTGACCCAGCTTACCTAGATTGATTTTTTCCTTAGTCTTAGGGAACTTAAGATACTTATTATCCTGAATTACACAGGTCTGATTTGAGAAAAAAGCTATTTTTCGGCCATTTTTTTTAGCGTATCTTGGGGGCTTTGGTTTGCCTTTGTATTTATCAGGATTCTTTTTGTAATCTTTTGATGCCTCAAAGAAGCTCTTCCAGTCTTGAAATACCAACTTTATCACATGCTGATTGCTGTGTGATGGTAAACTTATGTAATCAACTTGATTTCTGGTCTTAAAGACACCATCCAGTAGACCATAGCTTGGATAAGAGTTTTCTTCAGTCAAAGATTCGAACAGCTTTGCATCTGCAATTTTCTTCTTTTGGTTTTCAGGTTTTTGAAGTTCCTTTAATCTTCTTTTTTCAACATAGGCTATCTTGATGTCATTTAAAGTCTGGATAACATCATTTATTTCTTTTATCACTTTAACTTCATTATCTTGTCTGCTTACTTTATCTTTTTTTAGCCCACTAAAAATTTGGCGAATATAGAAGTTAGTCGTGTTATATAGGTTCTTAGATAGGAAACACATGCTATCGCAATAGGTATACAGCCTATGTCCCTTCTTAATTCTAATGCTTTGAGTTCTCAAAATTTTATCTTCATCTTTTTTCTTTTCCATGATTTCACCCCCCTTTAATATTTTTTGATTTCCTACAATTACTTTTCTCCCTGACTTTCGATGTACTGCTCGATTACCTCGATAGTGGCTCCGCCAGTTGAAATCAAGCAAAAGCTTTTAGACCAACCAAAATGCTCTTGCACAACTTTGATGAGTTGGTGTTGGGATGACAGCTATGCAGAGCATGGACATGGTCCTTGTCGTGATTCCACTCAGTTAGAGTTATGTTGTAGCTAGGTGCTACTCTTTCAAACACTTCTCTTAATCTAGACGATATCTCATCATCTATAACTTGTCGTCTATACTTTACTACAAAAATCAGATGAATGCTAAATACCGAGTGATTATTTGACTATTTGGCTCTATTTTCAAATTACCATAATATTTTTTGTTCGTTAAGACTGATTATATTTTAACATAGTAAAAATATGTGTCTCAACCCCATATTTACATAATTCATCCCCCACTTTTAGAAGATGTAGGTTTTCTTTTGAGTTTTAAATAAATTTTTCCATAACTGGTTTTAGTTATTTAAAAAGCTAATGTTCCTTTAATTTTCTGTCATCCTCTTTCCATTTATTCATATATTCATATTGCCAATGGTCTGGATTTGTAACTCCATAAATAACGCGATTATGACCAATTGCATATCCTATAATACTTCCCAAGGTTGCTGGTATAGCAATTCTTAAACCTACCATCTCTACTAACATAATTGCAGCAGCTAAGGGCACATTTGCAATACCCGCTAAGCTTGCAGTCATACCAGCAATTACTAAAGAGGATGATAACCCACTTTCAGCCCCTACAATTACAGATAAACAGTTACCCGTAGCTGCACCTAAAAATAGAGCAGTTATTACTAATCCCGCACTTCCACCAGAAGCTACTGTAAATGAGGTTGCAAGCATTTTACCTATAATAATAAGCATTAAAAATCCTAAAGTCATTTGACCAGTAATTAGCTCTTGTATAATATCCGTTCCTTTTCCTGCAACTTTTGGGATAAATATTAATACTATTCCAGTTAATAAACCCCAAATAAAAGGGTTTATATTACTCTTTATCCTATTATTAAACAGATCTTGAGTCCACTTAAATATATTAATAAATATTAACGAAACTATCCCGGCCAAAATAGACGCAAATATAAATAAAGGGACGTTAAAAACATTAGGTAAATAGTTAGGCAATTGGAAAAATGGTGTGGATTTATATACCATGCTGTATATGACATATCCCATCGTAGATGATAACATAGCTGGAAAAAGTTCAGTATAGTGTAGGGATGAACGATATAAAACCTCTACAACAAATACCCCACCTCCTAAGGGTGATCTAAAAATTGCACCAATAGCACCAGCTGCTCCACATATCATAAGAGTTCTTCTTTCCTCATCAGTAAATAACTCGTTTATTTTAATTATTTTTAATATTCCTTCTGTCATTGAACTTCCTATAACTAGCATAGATCCTTCTACGCCGCCCTTTAATTTAAACCTAAGGTTATGGCTGTAGCTACAATCTTACTCCATGCGTTTCTAAACTTAATCTAACACCCTCTATTTACGGTTTCTATATATTTATCTGGCCAAAGCCTGAAGCTATGTTATCAGACCTATAAATTATAATAACTAATAGTCCA from Serpentinicella alkaliphila harbors:
- a CDS encoding RNA-guided endonuclease InsQ/TnpB family protein; the encoded protein is MEKKKDEDKILRTQSIRIKKGHRLYTYCDSMCFLSKNLYNTTNFYIRQIFSGLKKDKVSRQDNEVKVIKEINDVIQTLNDIKIAYVEKRRLKELQKPENQKKKIADAKLFESLTEENSYPSYGLLDGVFKTRNQVDYISLPSHSNQHVIKLVFQDWKSFFEASKDYKKNPDKYKGKPKPPRYAKKNGRKIAFFSNQTCVIQDNKYLKFPKTKEKINLGKLGQIEGSLKQVRIVPGHTYYTIEVVFELQEKRVPLKETPERILGIDLGIDNFATIVNNVGQQPIIIKGKVLKSINQYYNKMRAHYYGILRQGKTEKQGPFTSSRLDKLDSKRRDKVKDFLHKASFNIIQYAVGLNIDTIIIGKNKDFKENVNLRKDIKLNFKGIPYSMFIEILIYKANMKCIKVIITEESYTSKASFLDNDHIPSYKDKKEEKLQFSGKRIKRGMYKTKNDILINADVNGAANIIRKVVPDAFGKGNRGVVSTPLVLSVA
- a CDS encoding chloride channel protein; translation: MLVIGSSMTEGILKIIKINELFTDEERRTLMICGAAGAIGAIFRSPLGGGVFVVEVLYRSSLHYTELFPAMLSSTMGYVIYSMVYKSTPFFQLPNYLPNVFNVPLFIFASILAGIVSLIFINIFKWTQDLFNNRIKSNINPFIWGLLTGIVLIFIPKVAGKGTDIIQELITGQMTLGFLMLIIIGKMLATSFTVASGGSAGLVITALFLGAATGNCLSVIVGAESGLSSSLVIAGMTASLAGIANVPLAAAIMLVEMVGLRIAIPATLGSIIGYAIGHNRVIYGVTNPDHWQYEYMNKWKEDDRKLKEH